The stretch of DNA TAAGGCTCATTAGAAACGCAAGAATCTCAGAGCTAACCCTTACTTCTGGAACATCAACAGTCAGGTTAAAAAAGCCCTTAAAGCAAGCTACGGCCCAAATGCCGAAGTTGGAACCAGGCTATGCTTTGAAACCAATAACAGCCGAAAAGACACCTGAGAAAGCTGAACCCCAAGAGGTTGAACACCTAATCACCGCACCAATGGTCGGCATATTCCATAGCATAGAAAGCCTTTCCTCTCCTGGAGCAAGCATTAAGAAAGGTCAGACAGTCGGAGCCATCGAATCTATGAAGTTGATGAACGACGTAGTTGCGGACTGTGACGGAATAATTACCGAGGTGTTGATTGAGGATGGAATGCCGGTCGAATACGGCCAGATTCTCTTTAAGCTCTCAACTACTCAAACATAAAGCGGAGGAAAAATATGTTGCAAAACAATCGTGGGCAACTCTTGCTAATTGAAATACTCGTAGTGATTGCGATTCTGATGGTGATCGGCTACTTTATCGTTCCTCGATATTTAGGAGAGCGCTCGTCGTCTGAGGAAGGCACGGTTGCAGGTCCGAAGGAGCGCGCAGAGAGCGTTGAGTGCATAAACAACCTGCGGAATATTCGAGCAGCAATCGAAATGTACCGCCAGACTGGAGAAGGGAAATTTCCGACAACGCTAGCCGAGCTTGAGTCTAGCGGCGTATCGGAAAGCATCAGGAAGTGCCCTGTTTCGGGCAAGGAATACAAATATGACCCTTCGACCGGTACCGTGAGCTGCATATATCCTGGGCATGAGAGGTACTAATGTTCAAGAAAATCCTAATTGCAAACCGTGGTGAGATTGCCGTTCGCATCATTCGAGCCTGCCGGGAGATGAAAATTGCCACGGTCGCAGTCTACTCTCAAGCAGACGCAAATTCGCTACATGTACGACTAGCGGACGAGGCAATATGCATTGGGCCGCCAGCAAGCAAAGACAGTTACCTTAACGCACCAAATATCATAAGTGCCGCAATAATTACCAGTGCAGAAGCAATCCACCCTGGATATGGTTATTTCTCAGAGGTTCCAAGTTTTGCGGAAGCATGCGAAGCATGTAAAATCAAGTTTATTGGCCCAAAGCCCTCTGCCATTGAAAAAATGGGTAATAAGGCTAAGGCGAGAGAAATAATGCAATCGGCGGGGGTACCTGTGATACCAGGTACGAAGGGAGTGCTTCAGAACGAGCAGGTGGCAATCAAAACCGCCGCAAAAATGGGATATCCCGTGCTTTTAAAAGCCGCCGCTGGCGGAGGAGGCCGTGGAATAAGACTTGTCAGAAACGAGGACGAACTCATTAAAACGCTTAAAATTGCCCAAACAGAAGCCGAATCTGCATTTGGCAGCCCAGATCTTTACATGGAAAAGTTTATCGAAGAACCAAGGCACATTGAGGTGCAAATCCTGGCAGATGAACATGGGCACGTAATTCACCTGGGCGAGCGCGAATGCTCCATCCAAAACAACCGGCACCAGAAGATGCTTGAGGAAGCACCATCAGTTGCTTTGACCCCATCAATGAGGGCAAAAATTGGAGAAGCGGCAGTACGTGCAGCAAAGGCCGTTGGTTACACAAATGCCGGAACTGTTGAATTCTTGCTTGACGAAAAGAAAAACTTTTACTTCATGGAAATGAATACTCGCGTCCAAGTGGAGCATCCGGTCACCGAGGCAGTGAGCGGCATTGATATCGTAAAAGAGCAAATCCGAATTGCCGCAGGTGAAAAGCTTAGCTTCAACCAGAAGGACATCCAGCTTAAGGGGCATGCAATAGAATGCCGAATCACCGCTGAGGACCCCGAACGAGACTTCGCCCCAGCCTCAGGCAAGATTGAGGGGTTGATACTTCCCGGTGGATTAGGCGTTCGCATTGACACTCATATATATCCGGGTTATGTCGTTCCTCCCTACTATGACTCCTTACTTGCAAAGCTAATCGTGTGGGATAATGATCGAAATGGCGCAATAAACCGCATGGCAAGATGCTTATCCGAGTTTACCATTGAAGGCCTTAAGACAAACATACCATTCCATATGAAAATTATGAAGAATGCGGATTATCGCCGAGGAAATTTATCTACAAGCTTTATTCGGCGCATATTAGAAGAAAGCGGATAAGGAAAAACCATACCAACCAGGCAGCAACGCAATGGGTACTAAAAGCAGAAGAGCAGCCAGGGAGCTGGCACTGAATGTTCTCTATCAAGTTGATATTGCGCGAATACTGCCTCAAGAAGCACTAGATACTGCCCTAAAAAATGCAAAACTTGAGGAAAGCAGTGCAAAGTTCGCAGAAGAACTAGTCAAAGGCACCTTAGAACACTTAAAAGAGATTGATGAACGCCTTAAGCGCCTGTCCGTCGGCTGGGAACTTCAACGTCAACCCGCTGTAGATCGGAATATCCTCCGGATGGCGATTTTCGAGATACTCTATCTAGATCAAATACCACCGAGCGTCTCAATTAACGAGGCTGTTGAGCTAGCCAAGAAATATAGCACTGAAGATTCTGGACGCTTCGTGAACGGAGTTCTCGGAGCCTTGTTACGTGAGCAAGGAATCAAAATTGGGGAGCAACAAAATGAGGGCCAAAATTCTTGATGGATTAGCAACTGCTAAGACTATTAGAGAAGAGGTAAAAGCCGGCGTTGAGAAATTAATCGCCGAGCATGGGATAGTGCCCAATCTCGCGGTAGTCATCGTCGGCGAAGACCCTGCATCTAAAGTGTACGTAAACATGAAAAGAAAGGCCGCTATAGCGGCAGGAATGCTTTCGACTGTTCATGAACTGCCGGCAGACTCGACACAAGAAAAGGTCGAAGACGTCGTCAAGAAGCTTAGCGCCGACCCAAGCATTCATGGCGTTATGGTTCAGCATCCAGTTCCAAAGCACTTGAACGAACAAAGCATCCTTGATGCCGTTGCTCCAGAAAAAGATGTTGACGGAATCAGCCGATACAGCTTGGGAAGCCTGGTGACTGGAGACCCTTTGTTCGTAGCAGCAACTCCTGCAGGCATTATTGAGCTACTCGACCGATATAATATTCCAATAGAAGGACAGCATGCAGTTGTAGTCGGCCGAAGCATAATCCTTGGCAAACCGGTCGCGCTTTATCTCCTCAACCGCCATGCAACGGTGACCATATGCCACACACGCACACGAGACCTGCCGGAGATAACAAAGCAGGCAGACATCCTCGTGGCAGCGGTGGGCAAACCGGAAATGATAACGGGCGATATGATTAAAGAAGGCGCAATTGTCATTGACGCAGGATACAACAAGGTCGAAGGTCGCGATAAGGATGTTGGCGACGTGAACTTCGAACAAGCAGCGGAAAAGGCATCTTGGATTACGCCTGTTCCTGGTGGTGTCGGTCCAATGACGATTGCAATGCTATTGAGAAACACTCTAAAAGCAGCTAGCCGAATGGTAGAACGCAAATAGCTTTTTGCTAATGACTAACAAAACCTTAGATCTGCAAGCATATTTTTCGGAAAAGCGCAAGCAAATAGAAGCCGCCCTCGACAGGTTTCTGCCACAAGAGGACCGGTACCCACAAATCCTCTTCCGCGCAATGAGATATAGCGTCTTAGATGGTGGCAAGCGGATAAGGCCAGTCCTCGTGTTGGCGGCATGCGAAGCTGTAGGCGGTGATTCCGAAAAAGCCTTGCCTACAGCATGCGCCGTTGAATTCATCCATTCCTTCTCCTTGATTCACGATGACCTCCCTGCATTAGACAACGATGACTTCCGAAGAGGCAAGCCTACCAATCACAAGGTCTTTGGAGAAGCCATGGCAATACTTGCAGGAGATGCGCTCCTGGCGCTTGCATTTGAAACAATCACCAAAACGGAAGGGGTGCCTGCAAACACAATACTTGATGTAACGAGGCGGATTGCCGCCGCTGCTGGCACTGGAGGTATGGTTGTCGGTCAAGTTGTAGATATGGAGTCTGAGGGCAGAAAAATTGAGCTTGAAACGCTCGAATTCATGCATTCCCACAAAACTGGCGCATTAATCGAGGCGTGCATTGTTTGCGGAGGGCTTCTAGGCGGAGCAACTTCCGAACAGTTGGCGGAGCTGAGCCTTTATGGGCAAAAGATTGGTCTCGCGTTTCAAATTGTTGATGATATCCTCGACCTAGAAGGCGAACAAGAGAAGCTCGGCAAGACAGTTGGAAGCGACCTGCGCAAGCAAAAATCAACCTTTCCTGCAATACTTGGCTTGGAAAAATCAAAAGAAAAGGCTCTGCAAGTCACCCAAGAAGCCTTAAAAGCGGTAGAAAACTTCGACACGCGTGCAGAACCGCTCCGCGCTATTGCACGATTCATAGTTGAACGCAAGACATAAAGTTAAGCAACGAAATTCTCTTCAAGAAAAGCTATGAATTAACACACTAGGCGCTGGTCTACGCTTTTCTGCAGAGGTGTCGAACTAAGAATGTCGCAAAAGAACGCAAGTTTCCTACGCCGAGAAGTACTGCCAATAGGGCTTGTTTTCCTTGCGGCAGTGACGCTTCGGGCTGTATACCTGTTGGAATACAAGGCACATATCCCCTACTATTACCGCGTTACCCTAGACTCCGCTTACTATGACGCATGGGCGCAGAGGGTCGCCGAGGGAAAAGGATATGGGCCGATGCCATTCTATATGGCGCCGCTTTACCCCTATTTTTTAGCACTAATTTACAAAATCGCTGGGCACAACTATCCTATTATTTATCTACTTCAGGCGGTGCTAGGCACTATAAACACAATTCTTGTCTACATCATCGGGAGAAAGCTTCTAAGCCGAGCGGTCGGTCTTGTTGCTTCTGGACTACTGCTCATTTACTCGCCACTAATCTATCTTGAGACCAAGCTTCTTACTGAGATACTTGCCATAACTTTGAATCTAGCCTCAATTTCCGCTCTGATTTATGCCACCGAGCGGCAATCAGCTAGCAGGTTTCTAGCCTCAGGACTGGCTTTCGGAATTAGCGCTTTATGCCGCCCTGCTGCCCTCATAATGGCCCTGCTCGCAGTTCTATGGCTCTTGCTAAAGTACAAACGCAATAACCAAACAATCTGCTACACTGCAATCCTGCTAGTTGGCGTGGTGATTCCGATTATCCCAGTTACTGCTCGGAATTACTTTATAGGCAAGGACTTTGCCTTGCTTTCCACAAATGCAGGAATCGTGTTTGCCCAAGGGAACAGCGAATATGCAACCGGAATATCCACTCCGCTACCAGGGTTTAGCGGCACAATTCTTACCCAACAGCAGGAGGAAATGGCTCAGGCATCGAGTGCACTCGGCAGGCAAGTCAAGCCATCCGAGTCATCGGCATATTGGTTCAGGCTCGCCTTGAGCTTCATTTGCAAGCACCCATTCGAGTACCTGAAACTTCTTGGCCGCAAAGTCATCTGGTCGCTCCACAACCGCGAATCTCCCTGCAGTTATAATATTTATTATGAGCGCGAATATGTTCCTATTCTTCGCTGGCTTGCTTTGCCATTTCCCTTCCTTGCCGGACTCGGGTTATTTGGATGGAAAAGATTGCGCGATCGACAGGTCAGCATTCTTGGTCTATACATACTTTCGATTTTCTTAAGCCTAATGATTTTTTCCGTAAGTTCTAGATATCGTGCGCCGATGGTCCCGGCATTAGCAATTTTTTCTAGCTATGGGCTACTAGAAGCAACCAAGCTTGTTTTAAGAAGGAACATCCGCGGCATTATTTGCTTCATATTGTGCATCACTCTGATGTTTTTACCTTCACTAGTGCGTTTCCCAACCCCCACAGTGACAGCAGAAGCGCCGACTAATATGGGATGGAGCTACATGGAGCAGGGCAAAGTCAAAGAGGCGATAGTCCAGTTCAAAAGGGCGCTGGAAATGAATCCAGAATTCTCACATGCGCATAACAACTTGGGCATTGCGTTAGCAAGACAGGGCAAAATTGACGAAGCCATCGCTGAATATGAGAAAGCCTTAAGACTCACACCCAACTACCCTGAAGCACATTTCAACCTTGGCGACGCACTTGTGCGCAAGGGCAGGCTCGATGATGCAATCGCCCACTACCAAGCATCAATCCGGCTTAGGCCAGACTATGCCCCAACGCACGTTCACCTTGGCAACGCCCTACTTTTAAAAGGTCTGTACGACGAAGCAATTGCCAACTATCAAAAAGCACTCCAACTTGACCCAGAAGTGCCGGATGCGCGA from Armatimonadota bacterium encodes:
- a CDS encoding biotin/lipoyl-binding protein produces the protein MDINDIERLIRLIRNARISELTLTSGTSTVRLKKPLKQATAQMPKLEPGYALKPITAEKTPEKAEPQEVEHLITAPMVGIFHSIESLSSPGASIKKGQTVGAIESMKLMNDVVADCDGIITEVLIEDGMPVEYGQILFKLSTTQT
- a CDS encoding type II secretion system GspH family protein, translating into MLQNNRGQLLLIEILVVIAILMVIGYFIVPRYLGERSSSEEGTVAGPKERAESVECINNLRNIRAAIEMYRQTGEGKFPTTLAELESSGVSESIRKCPVSGKEYKYDPSTGTVSCIYPGHERY
- the accC gene encoding acetyl-CoA carboxylase biotin carboxylase subunit, encoding MFKKILIANRGEIAVRIIRACREMKIATVAVYSQADANSLHVRLADEAICIGPPASKDSYLNAPNIISAAIITSAEAIHPGYGYFSEVPSFAEACEACKIKFIGPKPSAIEKMGNKAKAREIMQSAGVPVIPGTKGVLQNEQVAIKTAAKMGYPVLLKAAAGGGGRGIRLVRNEDELIKTLKIAQTEAESAFGSPDLYMEKFIEEPRHIEVQILADEHGHVIHLGERECSIQNNRHQKMLEEAPSVALTPSMRAKIGEAAVRAAKAVGYTNAGTVEFLLDEKKNFYFMEMNTRVQVEHPVTEAVSGIDIVKEQIRIAAGEKLSFNQKDIQLKGHAIECRITAEDPERDFAPASGKIEGLILPGGLGVRIDTHIYPGYVVPPYYDSLLAKLIVWDNDRNGAINRMARCLSEFTIEGLKTNIPFHMKIMKNADYRRGNLSTSFIRRILEESG
- the nusB gene encoding transcription antitermination factor NusB — encoded protein: MGTKSRRAARELALNVLYQVDIARILPQEALDTALKNAKLEESSAKFAEELVKGTLEHLKEIDERLKRLSVGWELQRQPAVDRNILRMAIFEILYLDQIPPSVSINEAVELAKKYSTEDSGRFVNGVLGALLREQGIKIGEQQNEGQNS
- a CDS encoding bifunctional 5,10-methylenetetrahydrofolate dehydrogenase/5,10-methenyltetrahydrofolate cyclohydrolase, encoding MRAKILDGLATAKTIREEVKAGVEKLIAEHGIVPNLAVVIVGEDPASKVYVNMKRKAAIAAGMLSTVHELPADSTQEKVEDVVKKLSADPSIHGVMVQHPVPKHLNEQSILDAVAPEKDVDGISRYSLGSLVTGDPLFVAATPAGIIELLDRYNIPIEGQHAVVVGRSIILGKPVALYLLNRHATVTICHTRTRDLPEITKQADILVAAVGKPEMITGDMIKEGAIVIDAGYNKVEGRDKDVGDVNFEQAAEKASWITPVPGGVGPMTIAMLLRNTLKAASRMVERK
- a CDS encoding polyprenyl synthetase family protein; this translates as MTNKTLDLQAYFSEKRKQIEAALDRFLPQEDRYPQILFRAMRYSVLDGGKRIRPVLVLAACEAVGGDSEKALPTACAVEFIHSFSLIHDDLPALDNDDFRRGKPTNHKVFGEAMAILAGDALLALAFETITKTEGVPANTILDVTRRIAAAAGTGGMVVGQVVDMESEGRKIELETLEFMHSHKTGALIEACIVCGGLLGGATSEQLAELSLYGQKIGLAFQIVDDILDLEGEQEKLGKTVGSDLRKQKSTFPAILGLEKSKEKALQVTQEALKAVENFDTRAEPLRAIARFIVERKT
- a CDS encoding tetratricopeptide repeat protein, giving the protein MSQKNASFLRREVLPIGLVFLAAVTLRAVYLLEYKAHIPYYYRVTLDSAYYDAWAQRVAEGKGYGPMPFYMAPLYPYFLALIYKIAGHNYPIIYLLQAVLGTINTILVYIIGRKLLSRAVGLVASGLLLIYSPLIYLETKLLTEILAITLNLASISALIYATERQSASRFLASGLAFGISALCRPAALIMALLAVLWLLLKYKRNNQTICYTAILLVGVVIPIIPVTARNYFIGKDFALLSTNAGIVFAQGNSEYATGISTPLPGFSGTILTQQQEEMAQASSALGRQVKPSESSAYWFRLALSFICKHPFEYLKLLGRKVIWSLHNRESPCSYNIYYEREYVPILRWLALPFPFLAGLGLFGWKRLRDRQVSILGLYILSIFLSLMIFSVSSRYRAPMVPALAIFSSYGLLEATKLVLRRNIRGIICFILCITLMFLPSLVRFPTPTVTAEAPTNMGWSYMEQGKVKEAIVQFKRALEMNPEFSHAHNNLGIALARQGKIDEAIAEYEKALRLTPNYPEAHFNLGDALVRKGRLDDAIAHYQASIRLRPDYAPTHVHLGNALLLKGLYDEAIANYQKALQLDPEVPDARHNLEVAIATKNLLEGSSKKSKQNLAIEHYNRANGLLREGKFDEAVKEYKKALAFDPKFGRAHNNLAVALFMSGRYAEAWNEVMLAKKYGAEPNPNFLRGLSKKMPQP